In one Achromobacter spanius genomic region, the following are encoded:
- the pilO2 gene encoding type 4b pilus protein PilO2: MGPKQPEPGRVIVISAGGKSLVSGLYWQTLSQPQKVMKEAREIGKRDGMDIVAIRRLPTIIQAGFVRKQAGVQKGMFSLASIVADLLLRKEGQSTLDPLIAAFAVGDGRFAIVAFKDGGVVPDSDVVFDTLAQAQDAVRALYALLSSKGKEVTVYAPSELDFGGDASVTLEVLARAATRDHKLKPLRFGLSRREWLLLALSVAAIIALTIVYMVWRQHEREREERLERLRQAELERVRKDSGQDVRPAALVHPWTTTPSVPAMISHCIAAARSTPLDVAAWELRAQNCTPSSYEAAYARRPGATVMEFRAAAAAVFPPGYAVSIQADADQATVRVMSKAPAGGDDEMLEIGHRVDSLVSHLQKQLIPIKVAPKAPPTHSTPNEQVGEPAPDWSTATFEIVSDWPAASVFAGFDTRGVRLLEQSTSLKERKLSYTLKGEIYGK; encoded by the coding sequence ATGGGTCCGAAACAACCAGAACCCGGCCGGGTGATAGTGATCTCGGCCGGCGGAAAGTCCCTCGTTTCCGGTCTGTACTGGCAGACACTTTCGCAACCCCAAAAGGTCATGAAAGAGGCGCGCGAGATCGGCAAGCGAGACGGTATGGACATCGTCGCTATTCGCCGACTGCCCACAATCATCCAGGCCGGCTTTGTGCGCAAGCAAGCGGGAGTTCAGAAAGGCATGTTCAGCCTCGCCTCGATCGTGGCGGACCTGCTGCTGCGTAAAGAGGGGCAGTCCACGCTCGACCCCCTTATTGCGGCCTTCGCGGTCGGAGATGGGCGATTCGCCATTGTCGCGTTCAAGGATGGCGGCGTGGTGCCTGACTCGGACGTTGTTTTCGACACTCTGGCTCAGGCACAGGACGCAGTGCGCGCTCTTTACGCGCTGCTCTCTTCCAAGGGGAAGGAAGTCACCGTCTACGCCCCATCCGAGCTCGACTTTGGCGGTGATGCATCTGTCACGCTGGAGGTACTCGCCCGAGCTGCCACGCGCGATCACAAGCTAAAGCCGCTTCGCTTCGGGCTGAGTCGCCGCGAATGGCTTCTCCTGGCCCTTTCGGTGGCGGCGATCATCGCGCTCACCATCGTCTATATGGTCTGGCGCCAGCACGAACGCGAGCGCGAAGAACGCCTTGAACGGCTCCGCCAGGCCGAGCTGGAGCGCGTTCGGAAAGATAGTGGCCAGGACGTTCGGCCTGCCGCTTTGGTACATCCATGGACGACTACGCCCTCCGTGCCCGCGATGATTTCGCACTGCATAGCAGCCGCGAGATCGACACCACTGGATGTCGCTGCATGGGAACTCCGCGCGCAAAACTGCACGCCGAGTTCATACGAGGCGGCATATGCGCGGCGGCCCGGCGCCACGGTCATGGAGTTCAGAGCAGCAGCGGCAGCGGTGTTTCCCCCGGGATACGCCGTGTCGATCCAGGCGGACGCCGACCAAGCGACAGTGCGCGTCATGTCCAAAGCGCCTGCGGGAGGCGACGACGAGATGCTGGAGATCGGACACAGGGTGGATAGCCTTGTCTCCCACCTCCAGAAGCAGCTTATTCCGATCAAGGTCGCGCCAAAGGCTCCGCCTACTCACAGCACCCCCAACGAGCAGGTAGGCGAGCCCGCCCCGGACTGGAGCACTGCGACCTTCGAAATCGTCAGTGATTGGCCTGCCGCCTCCGTCTTCGCCGGTTTTGACACGCGCGGCGTGCGGCTGCTGGAGCAGTCTACGTCCCTCAAGGAGAGAAAGCTCTCCTACACGCTTAAAGGAGAGATCTATGGAAAGTAA
- the pilP gene encoding type IV pilus biogenesis protein PilP, giving the protein MNEAKLAYEKTSRVEDRSATGVPTVRSVQGIGGKLSAILVYAGGAQATARAGEDIPGGYRVKSISVDRVVLTRNGQDLRLGFSAEAPQSVTEGSVRLTSPFPGAAVPFQPGR; this is encoded by the coding sequence ATGAATGAAGCAAAACTGGCCTACGAAAAGACGTCTCGCGTCGAAGATCGCAGTGCGACCGGCGTTCCTACGGTTCGGTCTGTACAAGGGATTGGAGGGAAGCTATCCGCCATTTTGGTGTACGCGGGCGGCGCGCAGGCCACAGCTCGCGCAGGCGAGGACATCCCCGGAGGCTATCGCGTGAAATCAATTTCCGTAGACAGGGTGGTCCTTACGCGGAACGGTCAAGACCTACGCCTGGGCTTCTCGGCGGAAGCCCCCCAAAGCGTTACCGAGGGCTCTGTTCGCCTGACGTCTCCCTTCCCCGGGGCCGCGGTTCCATTCCAGCCTGGAAGGTAA